From one Enterobacter kobei genomic stretch:
- a CDS encoding DUF1176 domain-containing protein gives MKLPYTLAALTLLAAPVIAQENGVSFSHKDWEMVCDNTLTCRAAGYSTEETEEGTGGSVLLTRKAGPDSAVAGEVVLADTESDDNATSGTLMLWINDQPAGALKAAEDDRWTLTTAQTQALIKAVKGSGKVEVKEGRTPFVLSGNGATAVLLKMDDVQGRIGTPGAFIKKGDKPESSVHAAVPAPVIQAVKVTPGETRTLSKADADALKPQLLATLNKDAQCDRLQPAEGDAQEGDGDITVTPLDARHVLASTLCWRGAYNEGYGYWVIANTPDAKPVLVTESATDYSDGVIAMGQKGRGLGDCWATASWVWDGTAFRLSHESTTGMCRYLRLGGTWDLPTWVADVKPAAK, from the coding sequence GTGAAACTTCCCTACACCCTGGCGGCGCTGACGCTGCTTGCCGCTCCGGTTATCGCGCAGGAAAACGGCGTCTCATTTAGCCACAAAGACTGGGAAATGGTCTGTGACAATACGCTCACCTGCCGCGCGGCGGGGTACAGCACAGAAGAGACGGAAGAAGGCACGGGTGGATCGGTGCTGTTGACCCGCAAGGCCGGGCCGGACAGCGCAGTAGCCGGTGAGGTGGTGCTGGCGGATACTGAGTCTGACGATAACGCCACATCAGGCACGTTGATGCTGTGGATTAACGATCAGCCCGCAGGCGCGCTGAAGGCGGCTGAGGACGACCGCTGGACGCTGACGACGGCGCAAACGCAGGCGCTGATCAAGGCCGTCAAAGGCAGCGGAAAAGTAGAAGTGAAAGAGGGACGCACACCCTTTGTGCTCTCCGGTAACGGTGCTACTGCGGTGCTGCTGAAAATGGATGATGTGCAGGGGCGCATTGGCACGCCGGGCGCGTTCATCAAAAAGGGCGATAAGCCCGAGAGCAGCGTACACGCCGCCGTACCCGCGCCGGTGATCCAGGCAGTGAAAGTGACGCCAGGCGAAACGCGCACGCTGAGCAAGGCCGACGCCGATGCGCTGAAACCACAACTGCTTGCCACGCTAAATAAAGACGCCCAGTGCGACCGTCTGCAACCTGCGGAAGGGGATGCGCAGGAAGGGGATGGCGACATCACCGTCACGCCGCTGGATGCCCGTCACGTACTGGCTTCCACCCTTTGCTGGCGCGGTGCCTACAATGAAGGTTATGGCTACTGGGTGATCGCAAATACCCCGGATGCGAAGCCTGTGCTGGTGACCGAATCGGCAACGGATTATAGCGACGGCGTGATCGCCATGGGCCAGAAAGGACGTGGTCTCGGCGACTGCTGGGCCACTGCCAGCTGGGTATGGGACGGCACGGCTTTCCGCCTGAGCCATGAATCCACCACCGGCATGTGTCGCTATCTGCGCCTCGGTGGAACCTGGGATCTGCCCACCTGGGTGGCGGACGTCAAGCCTGCGGCTAAGTGA
- a CDS encoding ribosomal protein uL16 3-hydroxylase: MAYQLNLNWPEFLEKYWQKQPVVLKNALPNFVDPITPDELAGLAMEPEVDSRLVSHKNGQWQASNGPFEDFDGLGETGWSLLAQAVNHWHAPSAELVRPFRVLPDWRLDDLMISFSVPGGGVGPHIDQYDVFIIQGMGSRRWRVGDKLPMRQFCPHPALLHVDPFEPIIDEDLAPGDILYIPPGFPHDGFTHETALNYSVGFRGPNGRDLISSFADYALENDLGGEHYSDPDLTCRDHPGRVEEYELARLREMMVDMINQPEDFRNWFGRFATTPRHELDIAPAEPPYAEDEILDALQGGEVLSRLSGLRVLNIGGRFFVNSEPLDIVDPVAADALCRYTQVGQNELGDALNNPAFIAGLTALVNQGYWYFDE, translated from the coding sequence ATGGCGTACCAACTGAATCTCAACTGGCCGGAATTTCTTGAAAAATACTGGCAGAAACAACCCGTTGTACTGAAAAACGCGTTGCCGAATTTTGTCGATCCGATCACCCCGGATGAACTGGCGGGCCTGGCGATGGAGCCGGAGGTGGATAGCCGCCTCGTCAGCCACAAGAATGGTCAGTGGCAGGCCAGCAACGGGCCGTTTGAGGATTTCGACGGGCTGGGCGAAACCGGCTGGTCGCTGCTGGCGCAGGCGGTGAACCACTGGCATGCGCCTTCTGCCGAACTGGTACGCCCGTTCCGCGTGCTGCCGGACTGGCGGCTGGACGATCTGATGATCTCTTTCTCCGTACCAGGCGGCGGCGTGGGGCCGCATATCGATCAGTACGATGTGTTTATTATTCAGGGGATGGGCAGCCGCCGCTGGCGTGTGGGCGATAAGCTGCCGATGCGTCAGTTCTGCCCGCATCCGGCGCTGCTGCATGTCGATCCTTTCGAACCGATCATTGATGAAGATCTGGCGCCGGGGGACATCCTCTATATTCCGCCGGGCTTCCCGCACGATGGCTTCACCCATGAAACGGCGCTCAACTATTCGGTGGGCTTCCGTGGGCCGAACGGCCGCGATCTGATCAGCAGCTTCGCCGATTATGCGCTGGAAAACGATCTTGGCGGCGAGCATTACAGCGATCCGGATCTGACCTGTCGCGACCATCCGGGGCGGGTGGAAGAATACGAGCTGGCGCGCCTGCGCGAGATGATGGTCGACATGATCAACCAGCCTGAAGATTTCCGGAACTGGTTTGGCCGCTTTGCCACCACGCCGCGCCATGAGCTGGACATCGCGCCTGCCGAGCCGCCTTATGCAGAAGACGAGATCCTCGACGCCCTCCAGGGTGGCGAAGTCCTTTCCCGCCTGAGCGGTCTGCGGGTGCTGAACATCGGCGGGCGCTTCTTCGTCAACAGTGAGCCGCTGGATATCGTGGATCCCGTCGCTGCCGATGCGCTCTGCCGTTATACGCAGGTAGGGCAAAACGAGCTGGGCGATGCGCTGAACAACCCGGCGTTTATCGCCGGGCTGACCGCGCTGGTTAACCAGGGCTACTGGTACTTCGACGAATAA
- a CDS encoding DUF2955 domain-containing protein — translation MSINNTLTRVFTPHDNIVFTANDLRQTIRIAVAGVIALSISSFYNTQYGVFFVIYPLMLMSLVPVFNRHVAKQFMLSAAANCVEMVLIIGYLSQWPVIMTLVVFALYVIRFRLMSQGPLFLFGSMGVVCQSVMLNFMSYPTNDWHVLLFSNMEASVMAVCLSAVLHYLIPDAEPRMRPPLIEKNAARVRHESLLSGTVATMIFVVFQVCNLSDSLSALMAGVLSLFPMHYRGAVLSSLWRIVGVVLGCLYVMVVQLVLYDHSSHMLLMMPLIGLGLAFGARLHTMEKVGAGVGFASVTTLGIMFGQNMHPDQDLVFSDVYRIASVTVSLLITLTMVFLVHLFLNRFEATRYVIDPPQAGV, via the coding sequence ATGTCTATTAACAACACGCTGACCCGCGTTTTTACGCCGCACGATAATATCGTGTTCACCGCCAACGATCTGCGTCAGACGATCCGCATCGCGGTGGCGGGGGTGATCGCGCTCAGCATCTCAAGTTTTTATAACACCCAGTACGGCGTCTTTTTCGTGATCTATCCCCTGATGCTGATGTCGCTGGTGCCGGTTTTTAATCGCCACGTGGCTAAACAGTTCATGTTAAGTGCGGCAGCTAACTGCGTTGAAATGGTGCTGATCATTGGCTACTTGTCGCAATGGCCGGTGATCATGACGCTGGTGGTATTTGCGCTGTACGTGATCCGTTTTCGCCTAATGAGCCAGGGGCCGCTGTTTCTGTTCGGATCGATGGGGGTGGTGTGCCAGAGCGTCATGCTCAACTTTATGAGCTATCCCACCAACGACTGGCATGTGCTGCTGTTCTCCAATATGGAGGCCAGCGTGATGGCGGTTTGCCTGAGCGCGGTGCTGCACTATTTGATCCCGGATGCTGAACCGCGTATGCGCCCGCCGCTGATCGAGAAAAACGCCGCCCGCGTGCGCCACGAGTCGCTGCTGTCCGGCACGGTGGCGACGATGATTTTTGTTGTCTTTCAGGTCTGTAATCTGAGCGATTCGCTGTCGGCGCTGATGGCGGGCGTGTTATCCCTGTTTCCGATGCATTACCGCGGCGCGGTGCTGAGTTCGCTGTGGCGTATCGTCGGCGTGGTGCTGGGCTGTCTGTATGTGATGGTGGTGCAACTGGTGCTCTACGATCACAGCAGTCATATGCTGCTGATGATGCCGCTGATCGGCCTCGGCCTCGCTTTCGGCGCGCGGCTGCACACCATGGAAAAAGTCGGCGCGGGCGTTGGCTTTGCCAGCGTCACCACCCTCGGCATTATGTTCGGGCAGAACATGCACCCGGATCAGGATCTGGTGTTCAGCGACGTTTACCGCATTGCCTCGGTGACGGTTTCACTCCTGATCACCCTGACGATGGTCTTTCTGGTGCACCTGTTCCTCAATCGCTTTGAGGCGACCCGCTACGTGATTGATCCGCCGCAGGCCGGAGTGTGA
- a CDS encoding pectate lyase: MNISGLALAVGCLSLLSFHAMAQESERLNSVKQFADTVFDKAGDRYGHNVPLLANGVDPRTGKQMEWIFPDGKKAVLSNFSAQQNLMRVLVGLSNLTGDAKYKQRAEDNVRYYFDHYQDASGLLLWGGHRFVDLKTLQPEGPSEKEMVHELKNAYPYYDLMFAVDKPATTRFIKAFWNAHVNDWKTLETSRHGEYGKAMGKLWQSDFEQQPPFFATKGLSFLNAGNDLIYSASLLYQYDHDEGALRWAKRLAEQYVLPRDKKTGLGVYQFTQPLKRAETTDDTDTNSKYGDRAQRQFGPELGADALEGNMMLKGRTSTLYSENALMQLALAKSLGKDGDDIKKWTLDGLKAFATYAYDAQTNTFRPMLANGTDLSGYELKRNGYYGKKGTTLKPYPAGNEFLLSYARAWTLEPDPAMWIVARGIAQGQGLGDIGEPGGTDTKLNLNTDNNEPYAIFALIDLWQSTGNKDYLTLADRVATNILNTRRLNGFFVDDPQAEFASIDNIAPYALLALEAAFRNQPDAVAPFLNGAGFTEGAYLLADGTVRYSTRDDELFKLKPGEQLTPNGKK; the protein is encoded by the coding sequence ATGAACATTTCAGGATTAGCACTGGCGGTGGGTTGTCTGAGTTTGCTCTCTTTTCATGCCATGGCGCAGGAGAGCGAGCGCCTGAACAGTGTAAAACAGTTCGCTGACACGGTATTCGATAAAGCCGGCGATCGTTATGGCCACAACGTGCCGCTGCTGGCGAACGGCGTGGATCCGCGCACCGGTAAGCAAATGGAGTGGATCTTCCCGGATGGCAAAAAAGCCGTGCTGTCGAACTTCTCCGCCCAACAAAACCTGATGCGCGTGCTGGTCGGCCTGAGCAATCTCACCGGTGACGCGAAATATAAACAGCGCGCCGAAGACAACGTGCGCTACTACTTTGATCATTACCAGGACGCCAGCGGCCTGCTGCTGTGGGGCGGCCACCGTTTTGTGGATCTAAAGACGCTCCAGCCGGAAGGTCCGAGCGAAAAAGAGATGGTCCACGAGCTGAAAAATGCTTACCCCTATTACGATTTAATGTTTGCCGTGGATAAACCCGCCACCACGCGTTTTATCAAAGCGTTCTGGAATGCGCACGTTAACGACTGGAAAACGCTGGAAACCAGTCGCCACGGGGAATACGGCAAAGCGATGGGCAAACTGTGGCAGAGTGATTTCGAACAGCAGCCGCCGTTTTTCGCCACCAAAGGGCTGAGCTTCCTGAATGCCGGAAACGACCTGATCTACTCCGCCTCGCTGCTCTATCAGTACGATCATGATGAAGGGGCGCTGCGCTGGGCGAAGCGGCTGGCAGAGCAGTACGTGCTACCGCGCGATAAAAAGACCGGCCTTGGCGTTTACCAGTTCACGCAGCCGCTCAAACGCGCCGAAACCACTGACGACACGGATACCAACTCAAAATACGGCGACCGCGCCCAGCGTCAGTTTGGTCCGGAGCTGGGTGCCGATGCGCTGGAAGGCAATATGATGCTCAAAGGTCGCACCAGCACGCTCTACTCCGAGAACGCGCTGATGCAGCTGGCGCTGGCAAAATCCCTCGGCAAAGATGGCGACGACATCAAAAAATGGACGCTCGACGGCCTGAAAGCCTTCGCCACTTATGCGTATGACGCGCAGACCAACACCTTCCGCCCGATGCTGGCAAACGGCACCGATCTGTCGGGCTATGAGCTAAAACGGAACGGCTACTACGGCAAAAAAGGCACCACGCTGAAACCATACCCGGCGGGTAACGAGTTCCTGCTGTCCTATGCCAGAGCCTGGACGCTGGAGCCGGATCCAGCAATGTGGATAGTGGCGCGCGGCATTGCGCAGGGTCAGGGGCTGGGCGACATCGGCGAGCCGGGCGGCACGGACACTAAGCTGAACCTGAACACCGACAACAACGAGCCGTACGCCATTTTCGCGTTGATCGACCTATGGCAGTCCACCGGCAACAAAGACTATCTGACGCTGGCAGACCGCGTGGCGACCAACATCCTGAATACCCGTCGTCTGAACGGCTTCTTCGTGGATGATCCGCAGGCCGAGTTTGCCAGCATCGACAATATCGCGCCTTACGCATTACTGGCGCTGGAAGCCGCCTTCCGTAATCAACCCGACGCGGTGGCTCCTTTCCTTAACGGTGCCGGTTTCACCGAGGGCGCATATCTGCTGGCGGACGGCACGGTACGTTACTCCACGCGCGACGATGAACTGTTCAAACTCAAACCCGGCGAGCAGTTAACACCGAACGGCAAAAAGTAA
- the queD gene encoding 6-carboxytetrahydropterin synthase QueD gives MKTTLYKDFTFEAAHHLPNVPDGHKCGRLHGHSFVVRLEITGEVDKHTGWIMDFAELKTIFKPTLDRLDHYYLNEIPGLENPTSEVLAQWIWDQVKPQLQILSAVVVKETCSAGCIYRGE, from the coding sequence ATGAAAACAACGTTATACAAAGATTTCACTTTTGAAGCCGCCCACCATCTTCCCAATGTGCCGGATGGTCATAAATGTGGACGCCTGCACGGACACTCTTTTGTCGTGCGCCTTGAGATTACAGGTGAAGTGGATAAGCATACAGGCTGGATTATGGACTTTGCCGAACTAAAAACGATTTTTAAACCGACGTTGGACAGGCTGGATCATTACTATCTCAATGAGATTCCAGGTCTGGAAAATCCTACCAGTGAAGTGCTTGCACAATGGATCTGGGATCAGGTTAAGCCCCAACTTCAGATTCTTAGTGCAGTCGTCGTGAAAGAGACATGTTCTGCTGGCTGTATTTATCGCGGTGAATAA
- a CDS encoding TetR/AcrR family transcriptional regulator: MTQKRMSKEDRFQQLLVAAWKLIGQEGTESLTPGRLAEFAGVTKPLVYNHFGSRTGLFIALYRDFEARQAQIFKQSISRSGPTLHDKASAIARAYINCVLTQGIEIPEVLAALSASPEMEVFKLEYARDFVHLCRDLLLPFSPDKALPDAGLWAIFGAAEGLSYAAKTGDLEADAAVGELTVMIMGVVGL; encoded by the coding sequence ATGACGCAAAAGCGCATGAGTAAAGAAGACCGTTTTCAGCAATTACTGGTAGCGGCCTGGAAACTTATTGGCCAGGAGGGCACCGAGTCCCTGACGCCCGGCAGACTGGCGGAGTTTGCCGGCGTGACCAAGCCGCTGGTGTATAACCATTTCGGCTCCCGCACCGGGCTGTTTATTGCGCTGTACCGGGACTTTGAAGCGCGCCAGGCGCAGATTTTCAAGCAGTCGATTTCCCGCAGCGGCCCGACGTTGCACGACAAAGCCAGCGCCATTGCCCGGGCGTACATCAACTGTGTACTGACCCAGGGCATTGAGATCCCCGAGGTGCTGGCCGCGCTGAGCGCATCGCCAGAGATGGAGGTGTTTAAGCTCGAATACGCGCGGGATTTCGTGCACCTGTGCCGCGACCTTCTGCTGCCCTTCTCGCCTGATAAGGCGCTGCCTGATGCCGGTTTATGGGCGATTTTCGGTGCCGCCGAAGGGCTGAGCTATGCGGCGAAGACCGGGGATCTGGAGGCGGATGCGGCGGTTGGGGAGTTGACGGTGATGATTATGGGGGTGGTGGGACTTTGA
- a CDS encoding NAD(P)H-dependent oxidoreductase codes for MQTLIVTSHPSLTSLTRNVANHIADGITSADSAHRVEIADLHQENFAPAYQDVDYQAFSGQRTVPDDVRREQQRIDAADNLVLVFPIYWWSMPGMMKGWIDRVFANGWAYEESPDGKLLKKLGRLNVWLVGLGAASEDVYQRHNYFDAMKTQLEHGIFGYCGAQFRAAEWLLPSQLPRPEDYLTAARELGQRIGSGAR; via the coding sequence ATGCAAACTCTGATCGTCACCTCTCACCCGTCTCTCACTTCGCTCACCCGCAACGTGGCGAACCATATTGCCGACGGCATCACCAGCGCCGACAGCGCGCATCGCGTGGAAATTGCCGACTTACATCAGGAGAACTTCGCGCCAGCGTATCAGGACGTGGATTATCAGGCGTTCAGCGGCCAGCGTACGGTGCCTGACGACGTGCGCCGGGAGCAGCAGCGCATCGATGCCGCCGACAATCTGGTGCTGGTGTTCCCGATTTACTGGTGGTCGATGCCCGGCATGATGAAGGGCTGGATCGATCGCGTCTTTGCCAATGGCTGGGCCTACGAAGAGTCGCCTGACGGTAAGCTGCTGAAAAAACTCGGTCGGCTGAACGTCTGGCTGGTGGGGCTGGGGGCGGCATCGGAAGACGTCTATCAGCGGCACAACTATTTTGACGCGATGAAAACGCAGCTGGAGCACGGTATTTTTGGTTACTGCGGGGCGCAGTTCCGGGCGGCGGAGTGGCTGTTGCCCTCGCAGTTGCCGCGCCCGGAGGATTATCTGACCGCCGCCCGCGAACTGGGGCAGCGTATCGGCAGTGGCGCGCGCTAA
- a CDS encoding HlyD family secretion protein, translated as MMTPEQKFARWVRVSIASFLLMFVYFIVADIWIPLTPDATVMRVVTPVSSRVSGYVAQVHVHNNSPVKKGDLLFELDPTAFINKVEAAQIALQQARLTNQQLDAKIAAAQASLKTATLTAQNDKVTFDRYQRLSAMQNVSQQDLDKVRTAWQSSEQSVNALRANINELIIERGEKDDSRNVTLQKYRNALAQAELDLAWTKVRAEADGMVSNLQLSPGWNAAAGSAALALVSEQTDIIADFREKSLRHTHTGADAAVVFDALPGQVFHAHVTSRDAGVLAGQEAVNGELSAPESSNRWVRDAQRMRIHVALDEPLDQRLPTGARATVQLYNSEGPFARFFSGLQIHLVSLLHYVY; from the coding sequence ATGATGACGCCTGAACAAAAATTTGCCCGCTGGGTAAGGGTGAGTATTGCCTCTTTCCTGCTGATGTTTGTCTATTTTATTGTCGCGGATATCTGGATCCCGTTGACGCCGGATGCCACCGTGATGCGCGTGGTGACGCCGGTTTCCTCCCGCGTGTCGGGCTATGTCGCGCAGGTGCATGTGCACAATAACAGCCCGGTGAAGAAGGGCGACCTGCTGTTTGAACTGGATCCGACGGCATTCATCAATAAAGTGGAAGCGGCGCAAATCGCCCTGCAACAGGCGCGTCTGACCAATCAACAACTGGATGCGAAAATTGCCGCCGCTCAGGCCAGCCTGAAAACCGCCACCCTCACCGCGCAAAACGATAAGGTCACTTTTGACCGCTATCAGCGTTTAAGCGCAATGCAAAATGTCTCGCAGCAGGATCTGGATAAGGTGCGTACCGCCTGGCAGAGTAGCGAACAGTCGGTGAATGCGCTGCGCGCTAACATCAACGAGCTGATTATCGAGCGCGGGGAAAAGGACGACAGCCGCAACGTGACGCTGCAAAAATACCGCAACGCGCTGGCGCAGGCCGAGCTGGATCTGGCGTGGACCAAAGTGCGCGCCGAAGCCGATGGGATGGTGAGTAATCTGCAATTAAGTCCCGGCTGGAATGCCGCTGCGGGATCGGCGGCGCTGGCGCTGGTCAGCGAACAGACGGATATCATCGCCGATTTTCGGGAAAAGAGCCTGCGTCATACGCATACTGGCGCCGATGCGGCAGTGGTGTTTGATGCGCTGCCAGGCCAGGTGTTTCACGCGCACGTTACCAGCCGTGACGCCGGGGTGCTGGCGGGGCAGGAAGCGGTGAATGGCGAGCTGTCAGCGCCGGAGTCCTCTAACCGCTGGGTGCGTGATGCCCAGCGTATGCGCATTCACGTCGCGCTGGATGAACCGCTGGATCAGCGGCTGCCGACCGGCGCGCGCGCTACCGTGCAGCTGTATAACAGCGAAGGCCCGTTCGCCCGCTTCTTCTCCGGGCTGCAAATCCATTTAGTCAGTCTGTTGCATTATGTCTATTAA
- a CDS encoding DUF1127 domain-containing protein codes for MEFFENRPKRPFIGFVLIWRAFKQWRRQAQTRKLFSRMSDAQLRDVGLKRDDVC; via the coding sequence ATGGAATTCTTTGAAAACAGGCCAAAACGGCCTTTTATCGGCTTTGTGCTGATCTGGCGGGCGTTTAAACAGTGGCGTCGACAGGCGCAGACGCGGAAACTGTTCAGCCGCATGAGTGATGCGCAATTGCGGGATGTGGGACTTAAACGTGATGATGTCTGTTAA
- a CDS encoding oligogalacturonate-specific porin KdgM family protein — protein MLRSLLLLTVPFMSIAAHAVTFDYRHEMNDSGGNNHKDRLLMSHRFANGFGLSLEGKWKGSQDKDKAYDETISNGTEVVASYVYKIDKTFQIEPGFSLDTSSSSNNYRPYLRGKANLSDDVSINLRYRPYYKRNSNNIGTQKNTSENGYNLTSVLSWKIFKDYQLDYELDYKKANSAGVVLADNESYDWTHDFKLTYKWDKNWSPYMAIGNVSGSKVTDERQTRYRVGVKYSF, from the coding sequence ATGTTGCGCTCATTGTTATTATTAACCGTACCTTTCATGAGTATTGCCGCCCACGCAGTGACATTTGATTATCGTCACGAAATGAACGACAGCGGCGGGAATAACCATAAAGATCGCTTACTGATGTCGCACCGTTTTGCCAACGGCTTTGGCTTATCGCTGGAGGGAAAATGGAAAGGCTCGCAGGATAAAGACAAAGCCTATGACGAAACGATCAGTAATGGCACCGAAGTGGTCGCCAGCTACGTCTACAAAATTGACAAGACCTTCCAGATTGAGCCGGGCTTCTCGCTGGATACCAGCTCGTCATCAAATAACTACCGCCCGTATCTGCGCGGTAAAGCGAATCTGAGCGATGACGTCAGCATTAACCTCCGCTACCGCCCGTACTACAAACGTAATTCCAACAATATAGGCACGCAGAAAAACACCTCAGAGAACGGCTACAACCTGACGAGCGTCTTGTCATGGAAAATTTTCAAAGACTATCAACTGGATTACGAGCTGGATTACAAAAAAGCGAATTCCGCTGGCGTCGTACTGGCTGATAACGAAAGCTACGACTGGACGCACGATTTTAAGCTGACCTATAAGTGGGATAAAAACTGGTCCCCTTATATGGCGATTGGTAATGTTTCCGGCAGCAAAGTCACCGATGAACGACAAACCCGTTATCGCGTCGGCGTGAAATATTCCTTCTGA
- a CDS encoding aminotransferase-like domain-containing protein: MTRYQHLATLLADRIEQGLYRSGEKLPSVRSLSNEHGVSISTVQEAYRVLENLQLILPQPRSGYFVAHRKVQPPVPAMSRPVQRPVEVTQWDEVLTLLEARCDPSITSFGGGSPDIAQATLKPLWREMSRVVQHQMLDAFSYDELAGRQELREQIARLMLDNGAVLSADEIIITSGCHSALATALLAICKAGDIVAVESPSFHGTMQMLRGLGIKAIEIPTDPDTGISVEALELAFEQWPIKGVILVPNCNNPLGFVMPDARKRAMITLAQRHDIVIFEDDVYGELAFDYPRPRTLKSYDIDGRVLLCSSFTKTIAPGLRVGWIAPGRYHDRVLHMKYAASATTAPTTQMAMSAFIRDGHYHRHLRRMRQLYRNNMDTFTCWVRQYFPAEICVTRPKGGFLLWIELPERVDMVCVAKQLRRLKIQIAPGSLFSASGKYRNCLRINCALPPNEHHRQALKQLGEAVQIAMEE, from the coding sequence ATGACGCGTTACCAACATCTGGCTACTCTGCTGGCCGATCGTATTGAGCAGGGGCTGTATCGCAGTGGTGAAAAACTGCCTTCTGTGCGCAGCCTGAGCAACGAGCACGGTGTCAGTATCAGCACCGTCCAGGAAGCCTATCGGGTGCTGGAAAATTTGCAGCTGATCCTGCCGCAGCCGCGCTCGGGCTATTTCGTCGCCCATCGCAAAGTGCAGCCGCCGGTGCCGGCGATGTCACGTCCGGTACAGCGTCCGGTTGAGGTTACCCAGTGGGATGAAGTGCTGACCCTGCTGGAAGCACGCTGCGATCCCAGCATCACCTCCTTTGGCGGCGGTTCGCCGGATATCGCCCAGGCCACTCTGAAACCGCTGTGGCGCGAGATGAGCCGCGTGGTGCAGCACCAGATGCTTGATGCGTTCAGCTACGACGAACTGGCGGGGCGACAAGAACTGCGCGAGCAGATCGCCCGGCTGATGCTCGATAATGGCGCGGTGCTGAGCGCCGACGAGATCATCATCACCAGCGGCTGTCACAGCGCGCTCGCCACCGCCCTGCTGGCGATCTGCAAAGCCGGGGATATTGTGGCGGTGGAATCACCGTCGTTTCACGGCACCATGCAGATGCTGCGCGGGCTGGGCATCAAAGCCATTGAAATCCCGACCGATCCTGATACCGGCATCAGCGTGGAAGCGCTGGAGCTGGCGTTTGAACAGTGGCCGATTAAAGGCGTGATCCTGGTCCCCAACTGCAATAACCCGCTGGGCTTTGTCATGCCTGATGCGCGTAAACGGGCGATGATCACCCTGGCGCAGCGGCACGATATTGTGATTTTTGAAGACGATGTCTACGGCGAGCTGGCGTTTGATTACCCGCGTCCGCGCACGCTGAAATCTTATGATATCGATGGCCGCGTGCTGCTGTGCAGCTCCTTCACCAAAACCATTGCACCTGGCCTGCGCGTTGGCTGGATCGCGCCGGGGCGTTATCACGATCGCGTTCTGCACATGAAATACGCCGCCAGCGCCACCACGGCCCCCACCACGCAGATGGCGATGAGCGCGTTTATCCGCGACGGGCATTACCATCGCCACCTGCGCCGTATGCGGCAGCTTTACCGAAATAATATGGACACCTTTACCTGCTGGGTGCGCCAGTATTTTCCTGCTGAGATCTGCGTGACGCGCCCGAAAGGCGGCTTTTTGCTGTGGATCGAACTCCCTGAACGGGTGGACATGGTATGCGTGGCAAAACAGTTGCGCCGCCTGAAGATCCAGATCGCCCCCGGCTCACTGTTTTCCGCCTCCGGCAAATACCGCAACTGTCTGCGCATCAACTGCGCCCTCCCCCCCAACGAGCATCACCGCCAGGCGCTTAAACAGCTCGGCGAGGCGGTGCAGATTGCGATGGAGGAGTGA
- a CDS encoding helix-turn-helix transcriptional regulator codes for MPVYGKDRFYIYGIEKILKQLYQERGGGNRASPSCIYVTSGMDVVEIYSLYFTHPPVHHAIFITAERHFEALNRLFPGLIKLSLAEHLSVEELRQALTIMMLLAEQNQGAGYRVDPFKFTAAEQQIMRLLLRGHSLEEIATIRGVSPTTVSVQRNGLMKRTGTKSLLELCSLYSAMRVGQRHANT; via the coding sequence ATGCCTGTCTACGGAAAGGATCGTTTCTATATTTATGGAATAGAGAAAATACTCAAACAGCTGTACCAGGAGCGGGGCGGGGGGAACCGTGCCAGTCCGTCGTGCATCTATGTCACCTCTGGTATGGATGTTGTGGAAATCTATTCCCTCTATTTCACTCACCCGCCAGTTCACCACGCTATTTTTATTACCGCCGAACGCCATTTCGAAGCGCTAAACCGCCTGTTCCCCGGACTGATAAAACTGAGCCTCGCGGAGCATCTCAGCGTGGAGGAGCTGCGACAGGCGCTGACCATCATGATGCTGCTTGCGGAGCAAAATCAGGGCGCGGGCTACCGTGTCGATCCCTTTAAATTCACCGCCGCCGAGCAGCAGATCATGCGGCTGTTGTTGCGCGGGCATTCGCTGGAAGAGATCGCCACGATCCGCGGCGTCAGCCCGACCACCGTCAGCGTACAGCGCAATGGCCTGATGAAGCGCACCGGTACCAAAAGCCTGCTTGAGTTGTGTTCGCTGTACAGCGCGATGCGCGTCGGGCAGCGCCACGCCAACACTTGA